From Robbsia betulipollinis, the proteins below share one genomic window:
- a CDS encoding acyl-CoA thioesterase, protein MNEYQEVFRSTMPIRWGDMDAFGHVNNTVYFRYVEQLRIDWLEASAVPMRAGQGPVIVTASMNFRKQLHYPGQVLCVMSAKAPGRSSIDTLYELRRSDDPDVVYADGGARIVWVDYAAGKSVSLPDVLRALLPRS, encoded by the coding sequence ATGAACGAATACCAGGAAGTGTTTCGCAGCACGATGCCGATACGGTGGGGGGACATGGACGCGTTCGGCCATGTGAACAACACCGTGTATTTTCGCTATGTCGAACAGTTGCGGATCGACTGGCTGGAAGCGTCCGCCGTGCCGATGCGCGCCGGGCAGGGCCCGGTGATCGTGACCGCCAGCATGAATTTCCGCAAGCAGCTGCACTATCCGGGGCAGGTACTGTGCGTGATGTCGGCGAAGGCGCCGGGACGCAGCAGCATCGATACGCTCTATGAACTGCGCCGCAGCGACGACCCCGACGTGGTCTACGCCGACGGCGGCGCACGTATCGTCTGGGTCGACTATGCGGCGGGCAAGTCCGTCAGTCTGCCGGACGTCCTGCGCGCGTTGCTGCCGCGCTCCTGA
- a CDS encoding RelA/SpoT family protein produces the protein MDTGTESPSPRDASGPAVTPSAPARLPSAATSGFPGASPVAADGAGQAVPGAAGSQVFDAAVAFVHAAAGDARMKSGESVVEHALGTARLLGALDADPPSMLAAVLFPVSAQPAEIERVVGERYGAEVNKLIADVRKLSQLGVVGVRAADAHAAGDRDASALRRAHVESLRKLLLAFAQDIRVVLVRFASRLQTLRYHASVKTSPAAEVARETLEIYAPLANRLGIWQLKWELEDLAFRFEDPDTYRRIARLLDEKRVEREAYVAAAIARLQNELAAADIPAEVSGRPKHIYSIWRKMRGKDLDFSELYDVRAFRVIVGDVKDCYTVLGIVHNIWQPIPREFDDYISRPKPNGYKSLHTVVIGDDGRAFEVQIRTREMHEFAEYGVAAHWRYKEAGARGYAGQFAADDSYDEKIAWLRQLLAWKDELASASPGAPGTPGWVPANGTHPLDAGGGSHSAWDQLKQTALDDHIYVLTPQARVIALPQGSTAIDFAYHLHTDLGHRCRGARVDGAMVPLNTPLRNGQTVDIIAVKQGGPSRDWLNPNLGYLQSPRGRQKVRTWFNALELQESVSNGRAMVEKTLQREGKTSVSLDDLAAKLGFKTPEALFLVVGKEEFSLRAIEQVLADPPPPADALPEIVARSSSGRSVASGASSGVLVAGEGALLTQLARCCRPAPPDPVAGFVTRGKGVSIHRRDCATFRRMASESPERVLETAWSDDALGQRGDTVYPVDLMIEAFDRQGLLRDISDIFAREKINVVGVQTVSKRNLAYMHFTIEVKNSAQAQRAVVVLSEIQGMIRASRR, from the coding sequence ATGGACACTGGTACTGAATCCCCGTCGCCGCGCGATGCGTCCGGCCCCGCCGTGACGCCGTCCGCGCCAGCGCGCCTGCCGTCCGCGGCGACGTCCGGTTTCCCGGGCGCGAGCCCCGTCGCCGCCGACGGTGCCGGCCAGGCCGTGCCGGGCGCGGCCGGCAGCCAGGTCTTCGACGCCGCGGTCGCCTTCGTGCACGCGGCGGCTGGCGACGCGAGGATGAAATCGGGCGAATCGGTCGTCGAACATGCGCTGGGGACCGCGCGGCTGCTCGGCGCGCTCGACGCGGATCCGCCCTCGATGCTCGCCGCGGTCCTGTTCCCGGTGAGCGCGCAGCCGGCGGAGATCGAGCGCGTCGTCGGCGAGCGTTATGGGGCCGAAGTCAACAAGCTGATCGCCGACGTGCGCAAGCTCTCGCAACTGGGCGTGGTCGGCGTGCGTGCCGCGGACGCCCATGCCGCGGGCGATCGCGACGCGAGCGCGCTGCGCCGCGCGCATGTCGAATCGCTGCGCAAATTGCTGCTCGCCTTCGCGCAGGACATCCGCGTCGTGCTGGTGCGCTTCGCCTCGCGGCTGCAGACGCTGCGCTATCACGCATCGGTCAAGACCTCGCCCGCCGCCGAGGTGGCGCGCGAGACGCTGGAAATCTACGCCCCGCTCGCGAACCGTCTGGGCATCTGGCAATTGAAGTGGGAACTGGAGGACCTCGCGTTCCGCTTCGAGGACCCGGACACCTATCGACGCATCGCGCGGCTGCTCGACGAGAAACGCGTCGAGCGCGAGGCCTATGTCGCCGCGGCGATCGCGCGCCTGCAGAACGAACTGGCCGCGGCGGACATTCCGGCGGAGGTCAGCGGCCGGCCAAAGCATATCTACAGCATCTGGCGCAAGATGCGCGGCAAGGACCTCGATTTCTCCGAACTCTACGATGTGCGGGCGTTTCGCGTCATCGTCGGCGACGTCAAGGACTGCTATACCGTGCTCGGTATCGTCCATAACATCTGGCAGCCGATTCCCCGGGAATTCGACGACTATATTTCGCGGCCCAAGCCGAACGGCTATAAATCGCTGCACACCGTGGTCATCGGCGACGACGGGCGCGCGTTCGAGGTGCAGATCCGTACGCGCGAAATGCACGAGTTCGCCGAATACGGCGTCGCCGCGCACTGGCGCTACAAGGAAGCCGGCGCCCGCGGTTATGCGGGGCAGTTCGCGGCCGACGACAGCTACGACGAAAAGATCGCCTGGCTACGACAACTGCTCGCGTGGAAGGATGAATTGGCGAGTGCATCGCCGGGAGCGCCGGGGACGCCCGGATGGGTGCCGGCGAATGGCACCCATCCGCTCGACGCCGGCGGGGGCAGTCACAGCGCGTGGGACCAGCTCAAGCAAACCGCGCTCGACGACCACATCTACGTGCTGACGCCCCAGGCGCGCGTCATTGCGCTGCCGCAGGGTTCCACCGCGATCGATTTCGCCTATCACCTGCATACCGATCTGGGCCACCGCTGCCGCGGAGCCCGCGTCGACGGCGCGATGGTGCCGCTGAACACGCCGCTGCGCAACGGGCAGACCGTCGACATCATCGCCGTCAAGCAGGGCGGGCCCTCGCGCGACTGGCTGAATCCGAATCTGGGATATCTGCAGAGCCCGCGCGGGCGGCAGAAGGTGCGCACCTGGTTCAATGCGCTGGAATTGCAGGAAAGCGTCTCGAACGGCCGGGCGATGGTCGAAAAGACCCTGCAGCGCGAAGGCAAGACCTCCGTCAGTCTCGACGATCTCGCCGCCAAGCTCGGCTTCAAGACGCCGGAAGCGCTGTTCCTCGTGGTGGGCAAGGAAGAGTTCAGCCTGCGCGCCATCGAGCAGGTATTGGCGGACCCGCCGCCGCCGGCCGATGCCCTGCCCGAGATCGTGGCCAGGTCCAGCAGCGGGCGCAGCGTCGCCAGCGGGGCGTCGAGTGGCGTGCTGGTGGCGGGCGAGGGTGCCTTGCTGACGCAGCTCGCGCGCTGCTGCCGCCCGGCGCCGCCCGATCCGGTCGCCGGCTTCGTCACGCGCGGCAAGGGCGTGTCGATCCATCGGCGCGACTGCGCGACCTTCCGCCGGATGGCCAGCGAATCGCCCGAGCGCGTGCTCGAGACGGCCTGGTCGGACGATGCGCTCGGTCAGCGGGGCGACACGGTGTATCCGGTCGACCTGATGATCGAAGCCTTCGACCGCCAGGGACTGCTGCGCGACATCTCCGATATTTTCGCGCGGGAGAAAATCAATGTGGTGGGGGTGCAGACGGTATCGAAACGCAACCTCGCCTATATGCATTTCACGATCGAAGTGAAAAATTCGGCGCAGGCACAGCGTGCGGTGGTTGTATTGAGCGAAATTCAGGGTATGATACGTGCCTCGCGTCGGTAG
- a CDS encoding CBS domain-containing protein: MRVSDILKVKGSALYTVSASTTFHDAVMVMAEHDIGSVVVIEHGEVVGMLTFREVVATLNANGGSLGETSVRSLMDEAFLSCTPEMHIDELRRLMLERHARYLPVLDNRRLMGVISLFDVARAVVEAQGFENRMLKAYIRDWPHEEETSTSDIRL, encoded by the coding sequence ATGCGAGTGAGCGACATACTGAAGGTCAAGGGCAGCGCGTTGTACACGGTCTCCGCCAGCACGACATTTCACGATGCCGTGATGGTGATGGCCGAGCACGACATCGGCTCCGTCGTCGTGATCGAACACGGCGAGGTCGTCGGCATGCTGACGTTTCGCGAGGTGGTGGCGACGCTGAACGCGAACGGCGGTTCGCTGGGCGAGACGTCGGTGCGCTCGCTGATGGACGAAGCTTTCCTGTCCTGCACGCCCGAGATGCATATCGACGAACTGCGGCGCCTGATGCTCGAAAGGCACGCGCGCTATCTGCCGGTGCTGGACAATCGGCGGCTGATGGGGGTCATTTCCCTGTTCGACGTCGCCCGCGCGGTGGTCGAAGCGCAGGGCTTCGAGAACCGGATGCTCAAGGCCTACATCCGCGACTGGCCGCACGAGGAAGAGACTTCCACGAGCGATATCCGGCTTTGA
- a CDS encoding RidA family protein, with protein sequence MSIVRHHIGARLSEAAIFNRTVYLAGQIAEDTSADTEAQATEVLGHIDRLLAEANSDKTRLLSVQIFLSDMANFDALNRAWDRWAAAGHTPPRATVEAKLANPACLVEVVVVAAQRD encoded by the coding sequence ATGTCGATCGTCCGTCATCATATCGGGGCGCGCCTGTCCGAGGCCGCCATTTTCAACCGGACCGTCTATCTCGCCGGCCAGATCGCCGAGGACACGTCGGCCGATACCGAAGCGCAGGCCACGGAAGTGCTCGGCCATATCGACCGTCTGCTTGCCGAGGCCAACAGCGACAAGACGCGTCTGCTGTCGGTGCAGATCTTCCTGTCGGACATGGCGAATTTCGATGCGCTGAATCGCGCCTGGGACCGATGGGCGGCCGCGGGGCATACGCCGCCGCGCGCCACGGTCGAGGCGAAACTGGCCAATCCGGCCTGTCTGGTCGAAGTCGTCGTCGTGGCGGCGCAGCGCGACTGA
- a CDS encoding electron transfer flavoprotein-ubiquinone oxidoreductase, whose translation MTSPSLLEQYGPREAMEYDVVVVGGGPAGLSAAIRLKQLANAKGVELSVCVLEKGSEIGAHILSGAVMDPRALDELIPDWKALGAPLDTPVTEDRFLFLTEQGQRQTPEWLLPASFKNHGNYVISLGNVARWLGQQAEGLGVDIFPGFAATEVLYRDDGSVGGVATGNLGIGKDGAPTGEFQLGMALQARYTLFAEGARGQLGRQLEARFRLRDGHDPQVYGLGIKELWEIDPAKHQPGLVIHTAGWPLDNITYGGSFLYHMSERQVAVGFVLGLGYSNPYLSPFEEFQRYKTHPAIRHFLEGGKRVSYGARAIAAGGLVSLPELVFPGGALIGCEAGFLNASRIKGSHGAIKTGALAAEAAFEALQAGRGHDKLDAYPHAFKASWLHEELHRARNFKQWMSKGLVIGSPMVWIEQKLGGKVPWTLHHAHADHETLRPASQYAPIAYPKPDGKLTFDRLSSVFLSNTNHAENQPPHLTLKDPAVPVNVNLREYAGPEGRYCPAAVYEFVKDDAGQDRLQINAQNCVHCKTCDIKDPTQNIVWVAPEGGGGPNYPNM comes from the coding sequence ATGACGTCCCCCAGCCTGCTCGAACAATATGGCCCGCGCGAAGCGATGGAATACGATGTGGTCGTCGTCGGTGGCGGCCCCGCCGGTCTGTCGGCCGCGATCCGTCTGAAGCAGCTGGCGAACGCCAAGGGGGTCGAACTGAGCGTGTGCGTGCTCGAGAAAGGCTCGGAGATCGGCGCCCACATCCTCTCCGGCGCGGTCATGGATCCCCGCGCGCTCGACGAACTGATCCCGGACTGGAAAGCGCTCGGCGCGCCGCTCGACACGCCGGTCACCGAGGACCGATTCCTGTTCCTGACCGAGCAGGGCCAGCGGCAGACGCCCGAATGGCTGCTGCCGGCAAGCTTCAAAAATCACGGCAATTATGTAATCAGCCTGGGCAATGTCGCGCGCTGGCTCGGACAGCAGGCCGAGGGACTGGGCGTCGACATCTTCCCGGGGTTCGCGGCAACCGAGGTCCTGTACCGCGACGACGGTTCGGTGGGCGGCGTGGCGACGGGCAACCTGGGTATCGGCAAGGACGGCGCGCCCACCGGCGAGTTCCAGCTGGGCATGGCGCTGCAGGCCCGCTACACCCTTTTCGCCGAAGGCGCGCGCGGCCAGCTCGGCCGGCAGCTGGAAGCGCGTTTTCGTCTGCGCGACGGCCACGATCCGCAGGTCTACGGTCTGGGCATCAAGGAACTATGGGAAATCGATCCGGCGAAGCATCAGCCCGGCCTCGTGATCCATACCGCCGGCTGGCCGCTCGACAACATTACCTATGGCGGCTCCTTCCTGTACCACATGAGCGAGCGCCAGGTGGCGGTCGGCTTCGTGCTGGGTCTGGGCTACAGCAACCCCTATCTCTCGCCGTTCGAGGAATTCCAGCGCTACAAGACGCATCCGGCGATCCGGCATTTCCTGGAAGGCGGCAAGCGGGTTTCGTACGGCGCGCGCGCGATCGCCGCAGGCGGGCTGGTATCGTTGCCGGAACTGGTATTCCCGGGCGGCGCGCTGATCGGCTGCGAGGCGGGCTTTCTCAATGCCTCGCGCATCAAGGGCAGTCACGGCGCGATCAAGACCGGCGCGCTCGCCGCCGAAGCGGCGTTCGAGGCATTGCAGGCGGGCCGCGGCCACGACAAGCTCGATGCCTATCCGCACGCCTTCAAGGCCTCCTGGCTGCACGAGGAACTGCACCGGGCGCGCAACTTCAAGCAGTGGATGAGCAAGGGTCTGGTGATCGGCTCGCCGATGGTGTGGATCGAGCAGAAGCTCGGCGGCAAGGTGCCCTGGACGCTGCACCACGCGCACGCGGACCACGAGACGCTGCGCCCGGCATCGCAGTACGCACCGATCGCGTATCCCAAGCCGGACGGCAAGCTCACGTTCGACCGCCTGTCGTCCGTGTTTCTGTCGAATACGAACCATGCCGAGAACCAGCCGCCGCATCTCACGCTGAAGGACCCGGCGGTGCCGGTGAACGTGAACCTGCGCGAGTACGCGGGGCCCGAGGGCCGGTACTGCCCGGCGGCGGTGTACGAATTCGTCAAGGACGACGCCGGCCAGGACCGGCTGCAGATCAATGCGCAGAATTGCGTGCACTGCAAGACCTGCGACATCAAGGACCCGACCCAGAACATCGTCTGGGTCGCCCCGGAAGGCGGGGGCGGGCCGAACTATCCGAATATGTGA
- the aroC gene encoding chorismate synthase, protein MSGNTLGKLFTVTSFGESHGPAIGCVVDGCPPGMALAEADVQQELDRRRPGTSRHVTQRQEADRVEILSGVFEGRTTGAPIALLIRNTDQRSKDYGNIVETFRPGHADYTYWQKYGIRDHRGGGRSSARLTAPLVAAGAVAKKWLREQLGTEVRAYMRALGEIDIPFEDWAAVQQNPFFAPNAGIVPRLEAYMDDLRRSGDSIGARIDVVASGVPAGWGEPLFDRIDADLAHALMGINAVKGVEIGAGFDSVRQRGSEHGDELTPAGFVGNHAGGVLGGITTGQDITASIAIKPTSSIRVARRSIDKQGNAADVETFGRHDPCVGIRATPIAEAAVALVLIDHALRHRAQCGDVRTDTPRIAARAPD, encoded by the coding sequence ATGTCTGGAAACACCCTCGGAAAACTGTTCACCGTCACCTCGTTCGGGGAATCCCATGGTCCCGCGATCGGCTGCGTCGTCGACGGCTGCCCGCCCGGGATGGCGCTCGCCGAAGCGGACGTCCAGCAGGAACTCGACCGGCGCCGCCCGGGAACTTCGCGGCATGTCACGCAACGCCAGGAAGCCGATCGGGTCGAAATCCTCTCCGGTGTGTTCGAAGGCCGCACCACCGGCGCGCCGATCGCGCTGCTGATTCGCAACACCGATCAGCGCAGCAAGGACTACGGCAACATCGTCGAGACCTTCCGCCCGGGTCACGCCGATTACACCTACTGGCAGAAATACGGCATCCGCGACCATCGCGGCGGCGGACGTTCGTCGGCGCGGCTCACCGCCCCGCTGGTGGCCGCCGGCGCCGTGGCGAAGAAATGGCTGCGCGAGCAGCTCGGCACCGAGGTGCGCGCGTATATGCGCGCGCTGGGCGAAATCGACATTCCCTTCGAGGATTGGGCGGCCGTGCAGCAGAACCCGTTCTTCGCGCCGAACGCGGGCATCGTGCCGCGGCTCGAGGCGTATATGGACGATCTGCGGCGCAGCGGCGATTCCATCGGCGCGCGGATCGACGTGGTGGCCAGCGGCGTGCCGGCAGGCTGGGGCGAGCCCTTGTTCGACCGCATCGACGCGGATCTGGCGCATGCGCTGATGGGCATCAACGCGGTGAAGGGCGTGGAGATCGGCGCGGGCTTCGATAGCGTGCGGCAACGCGGGTCCGAGCACGGCGACGAACTGACGCCCGCGGGCTTCGTCGGCAATCACGCGGGCGGCGTGCTGGGCGGCATCACCACCGGACAGGACATCACCGCGTCGATCGCCATCAAGCCGACCTCGAGCATCCGCGTGGCGCGGCGCTCGATCGACAAGCAGGGGAACGCGGCGGATGTCGAGACCTTCGGCCGCCATGACCCCTGTGTGGGCATTCGCGCGACGCCGATCGCCGAAGCGGCGGTGGCCCTGGTGCTGATCGACCATGCGTTGCGGCATCGCGCGCAGTGCGGCGACGTCCGCACCGATACGCCGCGGATCGCCGCGCGTGCGCCCGACTGA